One Nocardioides aromaticivorans genomic window carries:
- a CDS encoding GNAT family N-acetyltransferase: protein MLTTRHGVRVLATADVPAFLELANQDPVVNVFAVHRAHTTNLEPRWLGGEMWGRFDGGHLVAACHVAANLVPVQAGPEDAAAFAQRALTRRRTASTIVGPQSAVRPFWDEVGPSWGRARDTRWDQRHLEIAGPPAVRPDQGVRAGVQGDLGTLYPACVAMYTEEVGVSPEAGGGADLYRARVAQLVGRGWSFVRYDGDELVFKAEVACATEHAAQIQGVWVPPHRRGEGLATEGMAAVVHQVRARISPTVSLYVNDWNHAARGVYERVGFVETTRFATVMF, encoded by the coding sequence GTGTTGACGACCCGGCACGGCGTGCGCGTCCTGGCGACGGCGGACGTCCCTGCGTTCCTGGAGCTGGCCAACCAGGACCCGGTCGTCAACGTCTTCGCCGTCCACCGGGCACACACCACCAACCTCGAGCCGCGCTGGCTCGGTGGCGAGATGTGGGGCCGCTTCGACGGAGGTCACCTCGTCGCGGCCTGCCACGTCGCCGCCAACCTGGTGCCGGTCCAGGCCGGCCCGGAGGACGCTGCCGCCTTCGCCCAGCGCGCGCTGACCCGCCGTCGTACCGCCTCGACGATCGTCGGGCCGCAGTCGGCCGTGCGCCCGTTCTGGGACGAGGTCGGGCCGTCCTGGGGGCGGGCCCGGGACACCCGCTGGGACCAGCGCCACCTCGAGATCGCCGGCCCGCCGGCCGTCCGGCCCGACCAGGGCGTGCGGGCAGGGGTGCAGGGCGACCTCGGCACGCTCTACCCGGCCTGTGTGGCGATGTACACCGAGGAGGTCGGGGTCTCGCCCGAGGCCGGTGGCGGCGCCGACCTCTACCGCGCCCGCGTCGCCCAGCTGGTCGGCCGCGGCTGGTCCTTCGTCCGGTACGACGGCGACGAGCTCGTCTTCAAGGCCGAGGTCGCCTGCGCGACCGAGCACGCCGCCCAGATCCAGGGCGTGTGGGTGCCGCCGCACCGCCGGGGCGAGGGGCTCGCGACCGAGGGCATGGCCGCGGTCGTGCACCAGGTCCGGGCGCGGATCTCGCCGACGGTCTCGCTCTACGTCAACGACTGGAACCACGCGGCGCGCGGCGTCTACGAGCGGGTCGGGTTCGTGGAGACGACCCGCTTCGCGACCGTGATGTTCTGA
- a CDS encoding TetR/AcrR family transcriptional regulator produces the protein MTTDTVRRRLTGPARRQRIEAAAVEVFAERGYDATSVGEIATAAGVTRTVLYDHFRSKRELYLQVLDGQNAAMLAEVGAGITGAGAGADRLRSTVAAYLSFARQRPAARRLLVDPIPTGDTELDQVIAAYRTARTQAVAAMLAPDLARSGVTAGSTASAVVVELLITGVDGVARWWQDHPTATLDEVTDIASRLLWNGLPRLAR, from the coding sequence ATGACGACGGACACCGTGCGTCGCCGGTTGACGGGGCCCGCCCGCCGCCAGCGCATCGAGGCCGCCGCGGTCGAGGTCTTCGCCGAGCGCGGGTACGACGCCACGTCGGTCGGCGAGATCGCCACCGCGGCCGGCGTCACCCGCACCGTGCTCTACGACCACTTCCGCTCCAAGCGCGAGCTCTACCTGCAGGTGCTCGACGGGCAGAACGCCGCGATGCTGGCCGAGGTCGGCGCGGGGATCACCGGTGCCGGTGCGGGCGCGGACCGGTTGCGCTCGACCGTGGCGGCGTACCTCTCCTTCGCGCGGCAGCGCCCCGCCGCCCGCCGGCTGCTCGTCGACCCGATCCCGACCGGCGACACCGAGCTCGACCAGGTGATCGCGGCCTACCGCACGGCCCGCACCCAGGCGGTGGCCGCGATGCTCGCCCCCGACCTCGCGCGCTCCGGGGTGACGGCGGGCTCGACCGCCTCGGCCGTCGTGGTGGAGCTGCTGATCACCGGTGTCGACGGGGTGGCCCGCTGGTGGCAGGACCACCCGACCGCGACCTTGGACGAGGTGACCGACATCGCCAGCCGGCTGCTCTGGAACGGGCTCCCCCGGCTCGCCCGGTAG
- a CDS encoding hydroxysqualene dehydroxylase encodes MTHRLDRRTLLSSSLAAGAGAALATTGLAPAFAATPGKEAVVLGGGMAGLTAAHELVERGFSVTVFEPSAWGGKARSIPFAGTGTGGRADLPGEHGFRFFPGFYHHVPDTMRRIPFGSGTVGDNLVAATGGKFLRGGDHADAFVFGVGPDPEQLLTVDGLRRFLLDNLGGHSVPPHELTYFVERLLVFLTSCDERRLGQWEKVSWWDFVGAAKRSQPYQKILAAGLTRNLVAAKETIASTRTIGNMGEAFVYNIMGRGNDGALDRVLDLPTNEAWIDPWMTYLRGRGVRFVSGQRLVRYETSAGRISAAVLADAAGTTSRVEADWFVSAMPVERVVPTLTSDVLTLDPGLRGLSALKTDWMVGIQYFLRDHVEVTKGHITFIDSPWSLTALTQGQFWADRDIPRDYGDGEVVDILSVDISNWDAPGILFGKTAKECTRDEIAAEVLAQIKDHLTVGDLLPDGIVHSWFLDPGVQWDGAAGRNTNETPLLVNTVDSWKSRPTARTRIPNLLMSGDFVQTDIDLATMEGANESARHAVNAILDESRSTAARVKTYRLYDPPEFAALKATDKLLYKLGLRNALDLG; translated from the coding sequence ATGACCCACCGCCTCGACCGCCGTACGCTCCTCAGCTCGTCCCTGGCCGCCGGCGCCGGTGCCGCGCTGGCGACCACCGGCCTGGCGCCCGCCTTCGCCGCGACTCCCGGCAAGGAGGCGGTGGTGCTGGGCGGCGGCATGGCCGGCCTGACAGCGGCCCACGAGCTCGTCGAGCGGGGCTTCTCCGTCACGGTCTTCGAGCCGTCGGCGTGGGGCGGCAAGGCGCGCAGCATCCCCTTCGCCGGCACCGGCACGGGCGGTCGCGCGGACCTGCCCGGTGAGCACGGCTTCCGGTTCTTCCCCGGCTTCTACCACCACGTGCCGGACACGATGCGGCGCATCCCGTTCGGCTCCGGCACGGTCGGCGACAACCTGGTGGCCGCGACGGGCGGCAAGTTCCTGCGCGGCGGGGACCACGCCGACGCCTTCGTCTTCGGCGTCGGCCCCGACCCGGAGCAGCTGCTCACGGTCGACGGCCTGCGCCGGTTCCTGCTCGACAACCTCGGCGGCCACTCCGTCCCGCCGCACGAGCTGACCTACTTCGTCGAGCGGCTGCTGGTGTTCCTGACCAGCTGCGACGAGCGGCGGCTGGGTCAGTGGGAGAAGGTCAGCTGGTGGGACTTCGTCGGCGCGGCGAAGCGCTCGCAGCCCTACCAGAAGATCCTGGCCGCGGGGCTGACCCGCAACCTGGTCGCCGCCAAGGAGACCATCGCCAGCACCCGCACGATCGGCAACATGGGCGAGGCGTTCGTCTACAACATCATGGGCCGCGGCAACGACGGTGCGCTCGACCGCGTGCTCGACCTGCCCACCAACGAGGCCTGGATCGACCCGTGGATGACCTACCTCCGGGGCCGTGGCGTCCGCTTCGTCAGCGGCCAGCGCCTGGTCCGCTACGAGACGTCCGCCGGGCGGATCAGCGCCGCCGTCCTCGCCGACGCCGCCGGTACGACGAGCCGCGTCGAGGCCGACTGGTTCGTCAGCGCCATGCCGGTGGAGCGCGTCGTCCCCACCCTGACCTCCGACGTCCTGACGCTCGATCCCGGCCTGCGGGGCCTGTCCGCGCTGAAGACCGACTGGATGGTCGGCATCCAGTACTTCCTCCGGGACCACGTCGAGGTCACCAAGGGGCACATCACCTTCATCGACTCGCCCTGGTCGCTGACCGCGCTCACCCAGGGCCAGTTCTGGGCGGACCGCGACATCCCCCGCGACTACGGCGACGGCGAGGTGGTCGACATCCTCTCGGTCGACATCTCCAACTGGGACGCCCCGGGCATCCTGTTCGGCAAGACGGCCAAGGAGTGCACCCGCGACGAGATCGCGGCCGAGGTGCTCGCCCAGATCAAGGACCACCTCACCGTCGGCGACCTGCTCCCCGACGGCATCGTCCACTCCTGGTTCCTCGACCCCGGCGTGCAGTGGGACGGCGCGGCCGGCCGCAACACCAACGAGACGCCGCTCCTGGTCAACACCGTCGACTCGTGGAAGAGCCGGCCGACGGCCCGCACGAGGATCCCCAACCTGCTGATGAGCGGTGACTTCGTGCAGACCGACATCGACCTGGCCACGATGGAGGGCGCCAACGAGTCGGCCCGGCACGCGGTCAACGCCATCCTCGACGAGTCCCGGTCGACCGCGGCCCGGGTGAAGACCTACCGGCTCTACGACCCGCCGGAGTTCGCCGCGCTCAAGGCGACGGACAAGCTGCTCTACAAGCTGGGGCTGCGCAACGCGCTCGACCTCGGCTGA
- a CDS encoding DoxX family protein, whose product MSLPTGAKVVTGAFLVSGTVHLVKPEVFEPLMPRQLPAHREIIVASGVAELLCAAGLLNRRTRKVAGYASAALLAGVFPGNVQMAVDALRGDNTPLKAASVARLPLQWPMIRAALKAARTA is encoded by the coding sequence ATGAGCCTGCCCACCGGCGCCAAGGTCGTCACCGGAGCCTTCCTCGTCAGCGGGACCGTCCACCTGGTCAAGCCCGAGGTCTTCGAGCCGCTGATGCCACGCCAGCTGCCCGCCCACCGCGAGATCATCGTGGCCAGCGGGGTGGCCGAGCTGCTCTGCGCGGCCGGGCTGCTCAACCGTCGTACGCGCAAGGTCGCGGGGTACGCCAGCGCGGCCCTGCTCGCCGGCGTCTTCCCGGGCAACGTGCAGATGGCGGTGGACGCGCTCCGCGGCGACAACACGCCGTTGAAGGCCGCGTCGGTCGCCCGGCTCCCGCTGCAGTGGCCGATGATCCGGGCGGCGCTGAAGGCCGCCCGCACCGCCTGA
- a CDS encoding proline--tRNA ligase, whose product MLMRMSTLFVRTLREDPSDAEVPSHRLLVRAGYIRRAAPGIYTWLPLGLKVLRKVEGIIREEMDAIGAQEVSFPALLPREPYEATNRWTEYGDGIFRLKDRKDADYLLGPTHEEMFTLLVKDMYSSYKDLPLSLYQVQTKYRDEARPRAGLLRGREFIMKDSYSFDVDDAGLEASYEKHRDAYVRIFDRLGFDYVIVKATAGAMGGSKSEEFLANAAVGEDTYVRCTKCDYAANVEAVEVRAPAPVAYDGVPAAHAEDTPDTPTIDSLVDHLNAAFPREDRPWTAGDTLKNVLVVLKHPDGSREPLAIGLPGDREVDQKRLEGQLEPIEVEAMDEAEFAKHPALVKGYIGPGVLGEEGKSGIRYLLDPRVGEGTRWVTGADEPGRHVIDLVAGRDFTGDGTIEAAEVRDGDPCPNCDGGTLESARGIEMGHVFQLGRKYAEALDLKVLDENGKLVTVTMGSYGVGVSRAVAAIAEDTLDEIGLCWPREITPADVHVVAAGKDQAVFDAAESLVAGLVDAGVDVLYDDRAGKISPGVKFKDAELIGVPTIVTVGRGVADGLIEVKDRRTGEKQEIALDGAVEAIRAIITA is encoded by the coding sequence GTGCTGATGAGGATGTCGACCCTGTTCGTCCGGACCCTGCGTGAGGACCCCTCGGACGCGGAGGTCCCGAGCCACCGGCTGCTCGTGCGCGCGGGCTACATCCGCCGCGCCGCGCCGGGCATCTACACCTGGCTGCCGCTGGGCCTGAAGGTGCTGCGCAAGGTCGAGGGCATCATCCGCGAGGAGATGGACGCGATCGGCGCGCAGGAGGTCAGCTTCCCCGCGCTGCTGCCCCGCGAGCCCTACGAGGCCACCAACCGCTGGACCGAATACGGCGACGGCATCTTCCGGCTCAAGGACCGCAAGGACGCCGACTACCTGCTCGGTCCCACCCACGAGGAGATGTTCACGCTCCTCGTGAAGGACATGTACTCGTCGTACAAGGACCTGCCGCTGAGCCTCTACCAGGTGCAGACGAAGTACCGCGACGAGGCGCGCCCGCGGGCCGGCCTGCTGCGCGGGCGCGAGTTCATCATGAAGGACTCCTACTCCTTCGACGTCGACGACGCGGGCCTCGAGGCGTCGTACGAGAAGCACCGTGACGCCTACGTCCGGATCTTCGACCGGCTCGGCTTCGACTACGTGATCGTGAAGGCGACCGCCGGCGCGATGGGCGGCTCGAAGTCCGAGGAGTTCCTGGCCAACGCTGCCGTCGGCGAGGACACCTACGTGCGCTGCACGAAGTGCGACTACGCCGCCAACGTCGAGGCCGTCGAGGTGCGCGCGCCCGCGCCCGTGGCGTACGACGGCGTGCCCGCCGCGCACGCCGAGGACACCCCCGACACCCCCACGATCGACTCCCTCGTCGACCACCTCAACGCGGCCTTCCCGCGTGAGGACCGGCCGTGGACGGCCGGCGACACCCTCAAGAACGTCCTGGTCGTTCTCAAGCACCCCGACGGCAGCCGCGAGCCGCTCGCGATCGGCCTGCCCGGCGACCGCGAGGTCGACCAGAAGCGCCTCGAGGGCCAGTTGGAGCCGATCGAGGTCGAGGCGATGGACGAGGCCGAGTTCGCGAAGCACCCCGCGCTGGTCAAGGGCTACATCGGTCCCGGCGTGCTGGGGGAGGAGGGCAAGAGCGGCATCCGCTACCTGCTCGACCCCCGCGTCGGCGAGGGCACCCGCTGGGTGACCGGCGCCGACGAGCCCGGCCGCCACGTCATCGACCTCGTCGCCGGCCGCGACTTCACCGGCGACGGCACGATCGAGGCCGCCGAGGTGCGCGACGGCGACCCCTGCCCCAACTGCGACGGCGGCACGCTCGAGTCGGCCCGCGGCATCGAGATGGGCCACGTCTTCCAGCTCGGCCGCAAGTACGCCGAGGCGCTCGACCTCAAGGTCCTCGACGAGAACGGCAAGCTCGTCACCGTCACGATGGGCTCCTACGGCGTGGGTGTCTCGCGTGCCGTCGCCGCGATCGCGGAGGACACCCTCGACGAGATCGGCCTGTGCTGGCCGCGCGAGATCACGCCGGCCGACGTGCACGTCGTGGCCGCCGGCAAGGACCAGGCCGTGTTCGACGCAGCCGAGTCCCTCGTGGCCGGGCTCGTCGACGCCGGTGTCGACGTCCTGTACGACGACCGCGCGGGCAAGATCAGCCCCGGCGTGAAGTTCAAGGACGCCGAGCTGATCGGCGTCCCGACCATCGTCACGGTCGGCCGGGGCGTGGCCGACGGCCTGATCGAGGTCAAGGACCGCCGGACGGGCGAGAAGCAGGAGATCGCGCTCGACGGTGCGGTCGAGGCGATCCGCGCGATCATCACGGCCTGA